A portion of the Scleropages formosus chromosome 13, fSclFor1.1, whole genome shotgun sequence genome contains these proteins:
- the tmem216 gene encoding transmembrane protein 216 isoform X1, with translation MCDDVSLTLFSKATYTLFHHFKFKMGSRGTAQCVGAIRTNNLQIEKQQLLHDKYIFSLLQEKMKLYPFCVYIYVTDMYWAPRYYSASSSTVRQLSSVPLQVLLTLNGWYFGGFFIAELLMFVYKGVLLPYPPGNLVLDLMLLFLFLGLEILRIFYGSKGNLCEQTLATVLSVGILVPCAVLSVYFLLLQTFVLRLEVIVNALLLCFYGFELLLCLTGLIAFSRG, from the exons ATGTGTGATGACGTttctttgacacttttctccaaagcaacttacacacTATTTCACCACTTCAAGTTCAAAATGGGCTCAAGGGGTACAGCACAGTGCGTGGGTGcgattcgaaccaacaaccttcagatcgaaaagcagcagctactacatgataaatacatattttctctcttgcaggaaaaaatgaaactgtatcCTTTTTGTGTCTATATATATGTCACTGATATGTACTGGGCACCACGGTATTACTCTGCCAGCTCCTCAACTGTGCGCCAGCTGTCCTCTGTACCCCTGCAGGTCCTCCTGACCCTCAATGGCTGGTACTTTGGTGGCTTCTTCATCGCAGAGCTCCTCATGTTTGTCTACAAAG GGGTTCTGCTGCCATACCCACCCGGTAATCTCGTCCTGGACTTAatgctgctcttcctcttcctcggcTTAGAGATCCTCCGAATTTTTTACG GCTCCAAGGGTAACCTGTGTGAGCAGACCCTGGCCACGGTGCTCAGCGTGGGCATCCTGGTCCCCTGCGCCGTGCTCAGCGTCtacttcctgctgctgcagaccTTTGTGCTGCGTCTCGAGGTCATCGTCAAcgccctgctgctctgcttttaCGGCTTCGAGCTGCTGCTGTGCCTCACCGGCCTCATCGCCTTCTCCAG GGGGTAG
- the tmem216 gene encoding transmembrane protein 216 isoform X2, with protein sequence MAASATYTLFHHFKFKMGSRGTAQCVGAIRTNNLQIEKQQLLHDKYIFSLLQEKMKLYPFCVYIYVTDMYWAPRYYSASSSTVRQLSSVPLQVLLTLNGWYFGGFFIAELLMFVYKGVLLPYPPGNLVLDLMLLFLFLGLEILRIFYGSKGNLCEQTLATVLSVGILVPCAVLSVYFLLLQTFVLRLEVIVNALLLCFYGFELLLCLTGLIAFSRG encoded by the exons ATGGCGGCCTCCG caacttacacacTATTTCACCACTTCAAGTTCAAAATGGGCTCAAGGGGTACAGCACAGTGCGTGGGTGcgattcgaaccaacaaccttcagatcgaaaagcagcagctactacatgataaatacatattttctctcttgcaggaaaaaatgaaactgtatcCTTTTTGTGTCTATATATATGTCACTGATATGTACTGGGCACCACGGTATTACTCTGCCAGCTCCTCAACTGTGCGCCAGCTGTCCTCTGTACCCCTGCAGGTCCTCCTGACCCTCAATGGCTGGTACTTTGGTGGCTTCTTCATCGCAGAGCTCCTCATGTTTGTCTACAAAG GGGTTCTGCTGCCATACCCACCCGGTAATCTCGTCCTGGACTTAatgctgctcttcctcttcctcggcTTAGAGATCCTCCGAATTTTTTACG GCTCCAAGGGTAACCTGTGTGAGCAGACCCTGGCCACGGTGCTCAGCGTGGGCATCCTGGTCCCCTGCGCCGTGCTCAGCGTCtacttcctgctgctgcagaccTTTGTGCTGCGTCTCGAGGTCATCGTCAAcgccctgctgctctgcttttaCGGCTTCGAGCTGCTGCTGTGCCTCACCGGCCTCATCGCCTTCTCCAG GGGGTAG
- the tmem216 gene encoding transmembrane protein 216 isoform X4, which yields MAASGKNETLSSVPLQVLLTLNGWYFGGFFIAELLMFVYKGVLLPYPPGNLVLDLMLLFLFLGLEILRIFYGSKGNLCEQTLATVLSVGILVPCAVLSVYFLLLQTFVLRLEVIVNALLLCFYGFELLLCLTGLIAFSRG from the exons ATGGCGGCCTCCG gaaaaaatgaaact CTGTCCTCTGTACCCCTGCAGGTCCTCCTGACCCTCAATGGCTGGTACTTTGGTGGCTTCTTCATCGCAGAGCTCCTCATGTTTGTCTACAAAG GGGTTCTGCTGCCATACCCACCCGGTAATCTCGTCCTGGACTTAatgctgctcttcctcttcctcggcTTAGAGATCCTCCGAATTTTTTACG GCTCCAAGGGTAACCTGTGTGAGCAGACCCTGGCCACGGTGCTCAGCGTGGGCATCCTGGTCCCCTGCGCCGTGCTCAGCGTCtacttcctgctgctgcagaccTTTGTGCTGCGTCTCGAGGTCATCGTCAAcgccctgctgctctgcttttaCGGCTTCGAGCTGCTGCTGTGCCTCACCGGCCTCATCGCCTTCTCCAG GGGGTAG